A single region of the Schizosaccharomyces osmophilus chromosome 3, complete sequence genome encodes:
- a CDS encoding MEMO1 family, giving the protein MDKSRNAAHAGSWYIDNPTLLEKQLVGLPNVPDSVIDGKRFIISPHAGYMYSGKIANQAFQKIDFTNKERVFVLGPSHHVFTRKCLVTQAEVCETPFGNLVVDQEVCQDIMEQNDNCFNEMSLAADEQEHSIEMQFPLLAYHLRKQGRLDKVKIVPIMIGALSSEAIQTAANILCNYIVDEKNAFIVSSDFCHWGRRFGYTMYLNEKNELEDAIIGFRRRGSIENPKIYESISTIDHMGMDIISTKSSQDFAEYIRLTHNTICGRYPIQLVLRSMELAQVSNQFEFIAYSQSNHAISVSDSSVSYAAAIA; this is encoded by the exons ATGGATAAATCGCGTAATGCTGCTCATGCTGGATCATGGTATATCGACAATCCTACTTTGCTTGAGAAGCAGCTCGTAGGCTTACCAAATGTACCTGATTCTGTTATTGACGGAAAGCGATTTATAATTTCACC ACATGCGGGTTACATGTATAGTGGTAAGATAGCGAATCAGgcattccaaaaaattgatTTCACAAACAAGGAACGAGTTTTCGTTTTGGGACCTTCACACCATGTCTTTACTCGAAAGTGTCTAGTGACTCAAGCCGAAGTGTGCGAAACACCCTTTGGAAACCTTGTGGTAGATCAAGAAG TATGTCAGGACATTATGGAGCAAAATGACAATTGTTTCAATGAAATGAGTCTAGCAGCCGATGAACAGGAACATAGCATCGAAATGCAATTTCCCTTGTTAGCGTACCACTTACGAAAACAAGGCCGTCTCGATAAAGTAAAGATTGTTCCCATCATGATTGGTGCTCTGAGCTCAGAAGCTATCCAAACAGCAGCAAACATCCTTTGTAATTACATTGTAGACGAAAAGAATGCTTTTATTGTTTCTTCTGATTTCTGCCATTGGGGACGTAGATTCGGCTACACTATGTACCTgaacgaaaaaaatgagttGGAGGATGCAATTATCGGTTTCCGAAGAAGAGGTTCGATTGAAAATCCTAAAATCTATGAATCTATTTCCACTATTGACCACATGGGCATGGATATTATTTCGACAAAATCAAGTCAAGATTTTGCCGAGTATATCCGTTTGACTCACAATACGATATGTGGACGTTATCCTATTCAATTGGTTTTAAGGTCCATGGAACTAGCTCAAGTGTCCAACCAATTTGAGTTTATTGCTTATTCCCAAAGCAATCATGCGATCAGTGTGTCCGATAGTAGCGTGAGTTATGCTGCTGCCATTGCATAA
- the srs2 gene encoding ATP-dependent DNA helicase, UvrD subfamily encodes MASTPSYLQSLNTQQRLSVESDHKYTQILAGPGSGKTRVLTSRVAYLLQVANCNPRDLIVATFTNKAANEIKQRIHTLLGNEKSSKIVSGTFHSIAYKYLSVYGKHIGLSSKWLVADRSDAKSIVKRLLTTLKKADNTLASGIRGQELTPENVLTRISKMKSSGLLAKSDSPELVLLPGMDTPPPELQSYQSTELYKLYQTTLRKTNLMDFDDLLLHFILLLQTYPSCIANIKHILIDEFQDTSRIQYYLLKLLSQNDTAITIVGDPDQSIYGFRSAEIENLNRMKKDFQGTQILNLEMNYRSAHCILELALSIISQDKTRPQKDIRSDYSMSLRPSYRTFETNQKESYWIACEIKRIVECCPQLFTYDDVAILVRSSSLTRSLEHALTEVGVSYRMVGVHKFFDREEVRDMVAYARVIANRDPTSLIRILNTPARNIGKTKIDRLLEETERRNLPLWQTLVQVSENYILLSQRQDKSFLKSLKTFIGLIEDLDRESHDKDKSVSDLLSSVLREIKYYDFLRKKNPETYDEKWDNVMELVHQSDVLAQQEEVSLIEEGPQEIPLHKFLAHVTLASNDKEEDKSSKVTISTLHAAKGLEWPVVFLPCVCENIIPHSRSDDVDEERRLLYVGITRAQALLYISSFQGSVGSYSDAESFSSKQDISSFLRSYETTKYLSEQDIVFNNQLASEISIILNRKEYGTVKNISIQDINERSNKAHQNEIIYTDKPAFVCSRSLAETELKKRVRDQEFMGVPDEPSEKENASKRKGNVDIREFFSKKEDPRLGLNIGKTDFSYQQQKQTLVNNGSNNRLHGISVKDIGKRKIPRRTISTEKPAKYEEASSFSSPSTNKQSTHSLINEEKEQLKDIKTSERESANENTSKNPLQISQAPRKKRLGVRLRVSRML; translated from the exons ATGGCATCCACACCGTCTTATTTACAGTCTTTAAATACTCAGCAGCGACTGAGCGTTGAGTCTGACCATAAGTATACGCAAATTTTGGCAGGTCCCGGTTCAGGAAAAACGCGTGTTTTGACTTCCCGAGTTGCTTACCTGTTACAAGTTGCAAACTGTAATCCTCGAGATCTAATAGTTGCGACTTTCACCAATAAAGCAGCAAACGAAATTAAGCAAAGGATCCACACTCTCCTTGGAAACGAGAAGTCTTCCAAAATAGTATCTGGAACATTTCATTCTATTGCCTATAAGTACTTGTCTGTATATGGAAAGCACATTGGACTAAGTTCAAAGTGGTTAGTGGCTGACAGAAGCGATGC AAAATCCATAGTTAAGCGGTTGTTGACGACTTTAAAAAAGGCAGATAATACATTAGCTAGTGGAATTCGTGGACAAGAATTAACACCCGAGAATGTCTTAACCAGGATatcgaaaatgaaatcatCCGGATTACTTGCAAAGTCTGATAGTCCTGAACTCGTTTTACTACCAGGAATGGATACTCCACCGCCCGAACTACAAAGTTATCAATCCACCGAGCTTTACAAGCTATATCAAACAACACTGAGAAAAACCAATTTAATG GACTTTGACGATCTTCTATTACATTTTATCCTTTTGCTTCAAACGTATCCATCGTGTATAGCGAATATTAAACATATTCTAATTGACGAATTTCAAGACACCAGCAGGATtcaatattatttattaaagcTCTTATCCCAAAACGATACAGCCATTACTATTGTCGGCGATCCCGATCAATCGATTTACGGTTTCCGAAGTGctgaaatagaaaacttaaatagaatgaaaaaggatttcCAAGGGACACAGATACTAAACTTAGAAATGAACTACCGGTCTGCGCATTGCATTTTGGAATTAGCTCTCTCGATTATATCCCAAGACAAAACAAGGCCGCAGAAAGATATCAGGAGTGATTATTCAATGTCCTTAAGGCCATCTTACCGCACCTTTGAAACCAATCAGAAAGAATCTTATTGGATTGCTTGTGAAATAAAACGTATCGTGGAATGTTGTCCCCAATTATTTACATATGATGATGTAGCCATTCTAGTAAGGTCGTCGAGTTTGACTAGAAGTTTAGAACATGCCTTGACGGAAGTTGGTGTGTCGTATAGAATGGTGGGAGTTCATAAGTTCTTTGACAGAGAAGAAGTACGCGATATGGTAGCTTATGCGAGAGTGATTGCCAATCGAGATCCAACATCGTTAATTCGAATCCTTAATACTCCCGCTAGAAATATCGGAAAGACAAAGATTGATCGTCTTCTCGAAGAGACTGAACGGCGAAACCTTCCACTCTGGCAAACCCTAGTTCAGGTAAGCGAAAACTATATTCTCCTATCTCAAAGACAAGACAAATCATTTTTAAAGTCTTTAAAGACTTTTATTGGATTGATAGAAGACCTCGACAGAGAATCGCATGATAAAGATAAGTCGGTTAGCGACTTATTATCTTCTGTTTTGCGTGAAATCAAATATTATGACTTTCTACGCAAAAAGAATCCAGAGACATATGACGAAAAATGGGATAATGTGATGGAATTGGTTCATCAAAGCGACGTTCTTGCTCAACAAGAAGAAGTGAGTTTAATAGAGGAAGGACCCCAAGAGATTCCTCTTCATAAGTTCCTTGCACATGTCACTTTAGCAAGCAACgataaagaagaagacaaatCTTCAAAGGTTACCATTTCTACCTTACATGCTGCAAAAGGCTTGGAATGGCCAGTCGTTTTTCTCCCTTGTGTTTGTGAAAATATAATTCCTCACTCACGTTCAGACGACgttgatgaagaaagaaggttACTCTATGTGGGTATAACACGTGCACAAGctttattatatatatCGTCATTTCAAGGTTCAGTCGGATCCTACAGTGATGCTGAGAGTTTTAGCTCCAAGCAGGATATTAGCAGTTTTCTGAGAAGCTATGAGACAACAAAGTATTTATCAGAACAAGATATTGTATTCAATAATCAGCTAGCTTCTGAAATCAGTATTATATTGAATCGGAAGGAGTACGGCACCGTTAAAAACATTAGCATACAAGATATAAATGAGCGATCAAATAAGGCACATCAGAACGAAATAATATATACAGATAAGCCAGCTTTCGTGTGTTCTCGTTCATTAGCGGAAACggaattaaagaaaagagttAGGGATCAAGAATTCATGGGAGTTCCTGACGAGCCatctgaaaaagaaaatgcgtcaaaaagaaaaggaaacgtTGATATAAGAGAgttcttttcaaagaaggaagacCCTCGGTTGGGATTAAACATAGGCAAAACCGACTTTTCCTATCAACAACAAAAGCAGACGTTAGTGAACAACGGTTCAAACAATAGACTTCATGGAATTTCGGTAAAAGATAtagggaaaagaaagataccAAGAAGAACTATCTCAACTGAGAAACCTGCAAAATATGAAGAAGCCAGCTCTTTTTCTAGTCCAAGCACAAATAAGCAATCCACGCATTCTCTCATCAATGAGGAAAAGGAACAGTTGAAGGATATAAAAACGAGTGAAAGGGAGTCAGCGAACGAGAATACTTCTAAAAACCCATTACAAATATCTCAAGCTCCGAGAAAGAAGCGATTAGGAGTAAGGCTTCGTGTTTCCCGGATGCTGTAA
- a CDS encoding Schizosaccharomyces specific protein: protein MKRSRDESPCLEMNTKKNKNQMDLKTFLGLFFMRGNHSKDTTDLVFSEKVNFVTDEQESSSDGPCEFCETLTLLNNCDHCTRPVCRNCSTLVYMSEKTNARCLDCI from the exons ATGAAAAGATCTCGTGATGAATCGCCGTGTCTTGAAATGAAcacgaagaaaaacaaaaatcaaatgGACT TAAAAACATTCCTTGGCTTGTTTTTTATGCGAGGAAATCACAGCAAAGATACTACTGATCTGGTGTTTTCAGAAAAGGTAAACTTTGTAACAGACGAACAGGAATCTTCTTCTGATGGTCCTTGCGAATTTTGCGAAACATTAACCCTTCTAAATAATTGCGATCACTGTACTCGACCAGTTTGCAGAAATTGCTCGACGCTTGT TTACATGAGTGAGAAGACAAACGCAAGATGTCTTGACTGTATTTAA
- a CDS encoding REX1BD-like protein, implicated in DNA repair, with amino-acid sequence MEETVQKIFKAQDTRTQLYKEFEEALKANHEKTIGLEQMGIVVQLVTEGLNEVSLDIRKLQASLSSPQLQSYVDQLQGLEQSKLQKTIKIEQLSLPSNIKDHSSETEQLKEEINALILKINDTIQSIKDEL; translated from the exons ATGGAGGAAACAGTGCAAAAGATTTTTAAAGCGCAAGACACAAGAACACAGTTGTATAAAGAGTTTGAAGA GGCATTGAAGGCAAAtcatgaaaaaacaattggaTTGGAGCAAATGGGAATCGTTGTCCAACTTGTAACAGAAGGTTTAAATGAGGTTTCCTTAGATATCAGAAAGCTTCAAGCGAGTTTAAGCAGCCCTCAGTTACAGAGTTACGTGGATCAACTGCAAGGATTGGAGCAATCCAAATTACAAAAG acaataaaaattgaacaGTTATCCCTGCCTTCAAATATCAAAGATCATAGTTCAGAAACTGAACAGCTAAAAGAAGA GATTAATGCTTTAATTTTGAAGATCAATGATACAATTCAGAGTATAAAGGACGAACTTTAA
- the rdl2 gene encoding mitochondrial thiosulfate sulfurtransferase/rhodanese-like domain Rdl2 → MFLRTFRRMPAMLASRPFQTASFQWKVSIYDFKKVQELSKRAQAESKNPILIDVREPGEFEAGSINTAVNLPVGKLEDALKLGDKEFVDTYGFHKPSITDSVVVYCRSGKRSTAASKILSEKGYDHIGNYTGSWLDWSAKSEN, encoded by the exons ATGTTTTTGAGAACTTTTCGAAGAATGCCTGCTATGTTGGCTTCGCGCCCTTTCCAAACAGCGTCTTTCCAATGGAAGGTTTCAATTtatgattttaaaaaa GTACAAGAATTGAGTAAACGAGCCCAAgctgaaagcaaaaatcCCATTTTAATTG ATGTTCGCGAGCCCGGCGAGTTTGAAGCAGGATCCATTAACACGGCAGTAAATCTTCCTGTTGGTAAATTAGAAGATGCATTAAAGCTGGGAGACAAGGAGTTTGTGGATACTTATGGCTTTCACAAACCTTCCATTACGGACAGCGTTGTTGTTTACTGTCGTTCAGGCAAACGCAGTACGGCTGCTTCTAAGATTTTGTCAGAGAAAGGTTATGATCA TATTGGAAATTATACTGGTTCTTGGCTTGACTGGTCTGCCAAAAGTGAGAATTGA
- a CDS encoding mitochondrial [2Fe-2S] cluster assembly and type II fatty acid synthase component, with protein sequence MFSRLAASFRPLAVASRPMTNLRPLRFYSVARPDAEQRILKVVSSFDKIQDPKKVTPTASFSNDLGLDSLDAVEVVMAIEEEFSIQIPDKDADEITSVTDAVNYISKAADAK encoded by the exons ATGTTCTCTCGTTTGGCTGCTTCTTTTCGACCTCTGGCCGTCGCCAGTCGTCCTATGACTAACTTGCGTCCTTTACGGTTTTACAGCGTTGCTCGTCCTGATGCTGAGCAACGAATTTTGAAggttgtttcttctttcgacAAGATCCAAGATCCTAAGAAG GTTACCCCTactgcttctttttccaatgaTTTGGGATTGGATTCTTTAGATGCCGTTGAAGTTGTGATGGCCATTGAAGAGGAATTTAGCATCCAAATTCCAGACAAAGATGCTGATGAAATCACCTCTGTTACTGATGCTGTCAACTACATTTCAAAGGCTGCTGATG CTAAGTAA
- the pyk1 gene encoding pyruvate kinase: MYAASKSPKQWVASLNSEMDIPAVDRRTSIICTIGPKSNSVETMSKLRDAGMNIVRMNFSHGSYEYHQSVIDNARKASATNPLFPLAIALDTKGPEIRTGFTIDGQDYSVSTGHEMIFTTDEAYAEKSDNKVMYIDYQNITKVIEVGRTIYVDDGILSFTVIEKIDDKNLKVRTNNNGKISSKKGVNLPKTDVDLPALSEKDKSDLRFGVKNGVDMIFASFIRRAEDVHNIREVLGEDGKNIKILCKIENQQGVNNYDEILEATDGIMVARGDLGIEIPASQVFVAQKMMIAKANIAGKPIACATQMLESMTYNPRPTRAEVSDVGNAVLDGADLVMLSGETAKGSYPIEAVTYMAETARASEASIPYGNLYQEMFSLGRKPVNTPTETTAVAAIGASIESDAKAIIVLSVTGTSARLCSKYRPSIPIIMVTRDAQRARQSHLNRGVYPSIYDKAALSDWQQDVDARVAFGCEQGYKMGLLKKGDNVIVLQGAVGGKGHTSIFRLTKAE, translated from the coding sequence ATGTACGCTGCTTCCAAGTCTCCCAAGCAATGGGTCGCATCCCTCAACTCTGAGATGGATATTCCCGCCGTCGACCGTCGTACTTCCATCATCTGTACCATCGGTCCCAAGTCCAACAGCGTTGAGACTATGTCCAAGCTCCGTGATGCTGGTATGAACATTGTTCGTATGAACTTCTCCCACGGCTCTTACGAATACCACCAATCTGTCATCGACAACGCTCGTAAGGCCTCTGCTACCAACCCTCTTTTCCCCTTGGCCATTGCCTTGGATACTAAGGGTCCTGAAATCCGTACCGGTTTCACCATTGACGGCCAAGACTACTCCGTCTCCACTGGTCACGAAATGATCTTCACCACTGATGAAGCTTATGCCGAAAAGTCCGACAACAAGGTCATGTACATTGACTACCAAAACATCACCAAGGTTATTGAAGTCGGCCGTACCATCTACGTTGACGATGGTATCCTCTCCTTCACCGTCATCGAGAAGATCGATGACAAGAACTTGAAGGTCCGCACCAACAACAACGGCAAGATTTCCTCCAAGAAGGGTGTTAACTTGCCTAAGACCGATGTTGACTTGCCCGCTCTTTCTGAAAAGGACAAGTCTGACTTGCGCTTTGGTGTCAAGAACGGTGTTGACATGATCTTTGCCTCTTTCATCCGTCGTGCTGAAGACGTTCACAACATCCGTGAAGTCTTGGGTGAAGACGGTAAGAACATCAAGATTCTCTGCAAGATCGAGAACCAACAAGGTGTCAACAACTACGATGAAATCCTTGAAGCCACCGACGGTATCATGGTTGCCCGTGGTGATTTGGGTATTGAAATTCCCGCCTCTCAAGTCTTCGTCGCCCAAAAGATGATGATTGCCAAGGCTAACATTGCCGGTAAGCCTATTGCTTGTGCCACTCAAATGCTCGAGTCCATGACCTACAACCCTCGTCCCACTCGTGCCGAAGTTTCCGATGTCGGTAACGCTGTCCTCGACGGTGCTGACTTGGTCATGCTTTCCGGTGAAACCGCCAAGGGTAGCTACCCCATCGAAGCCGTCACCTACATGGCTGAGACTGCTCGTGCTTCCGAGGCTTCTATCCCCTACGGCAACCTCTACCAAGAGATGTTCTCTCTTGGCCGCAAGCCCGTCAACACCCCCACTGAGACCACCGCTGTCGCTGCCATCGGTGCCTCCATCGAGAGTGACGCCAAGGCCATCATTGTCTTGTCAGTCACCGGTACCAGTGCTCGTCTCTGCTCCAAGTACCGTCCCTCTATCCCCATCATCATGGTTACTCGTGATGCTCAACGTGCTCGTCAATCTCACCTCAACCGTGGTGTCTACCCCTCTATTTATGACAAGGCTGCCCTCTCCGACTGGCAACAAGATGTTGATGCTCGTGTTGCTTTCGGTTGCGAGCAAGGTTACAAGATGGGTCTCCTCAAGAAGGGTGACAACGTTATTGTCCTCCAAGGTGCCGTCGGTGGCAAGGGTCACACCTCCATCTTCCGTCTCACCAAGGCCGAATAA
- the ppc89 gene encoding spindle pole body protein Ppc89, with product MPDPFDENNVAVDDNIKNMARVGMALDRELNGNTYSYDPKENANPSFAQNKDSFEPFFKETPKSNSINKHFKDFTMNGSVSTLPSVEKPRGRNMNSFEENSFNQLRNRNNLFHIGSPPLSDPGSLNRATEDTSSYRNKFLAAFQRKRDSSKDDEVMLDESPSLLRKGLDQTPLPKRQNRNLLFDSPSERLPKKPETPWRKPGLRFQPTPQPAKQSSRETPSSLKTAAKLMEQLDLDSNDLPYDAHNQTSYRLPNMTNLSQLVQDPATENMTRASQNGRLPNLDTVPIAETDEKLFYAHKALERKLEAMKREQSDYEEEILQLRERIDHLTDAYTREKKRARSLEDRMSKELMTKLGDKESETVDPSIASRLVATAKEKEALLEQVKSIQEQYDHVQQLYKNILLDRESYIMRLSTKVSENHELNSENQKLKERILILEGKQISKEEPMDGKEKNLTDWENKLLVRGEASEGRNRNELKEMKNGSRNKENIAPEKKQQIKPENTNLVKELTKEIEKRKALELKLLALQNHEKPKSHRSKRVHVSPTYNKKKWKKDAVPNFALDSECEWSDESDFLDTEEEEDMEEEEEEEDEAEPPRSNVRRRERFQQKRRPMDDFSRYAEDSYLGEEGLDWSPILQPALNQSKERAESPELPKHILDQVDHIINCKAVHKPETCTVCHGREQVGVGKSSDVWERSEEPLQAADITMRPTQPPEKALKSVTEQLTKELTRLKKQYDKFSKRYHSLIPEYHKRRRQSIKGKLMKTLELMERKSDQIYALHDIHIAETFCEE from the coding sequence ATGCCTGATccttttgatgaaaacaaCGTTGCCGTGGACGATAACATAAAGAACATGGCTCGAGTGGGAATGGCCCTTGATCGTGAGCTGAATGGCAATACGTATTCCTACGATCCAAAGGAAAACGCAAATCCTTCATTTGCACAGAATAAAGATTCTTTTGAGCCGTTTTTCAAGGAAACACCCAAGTCGAACAGTATCAATAAGCACTTCAAGGATTTCACAATGAATGGATCTGTAAGTACGCTCCCGAGCGTAGAAAAACCAAGAGGAAGGAATATGAATTcgtttgaagaaaatagcTTCAATCAATTACGAAACCGTAAcaatttgtttcatatTGGGTCGCCCCCTTTGTCGGATCCCGGAAGCCTCAATCGAGCAACGGAGGATACGTCCAGTTATCGAAATAAGTTTTTGGCTGCTTTTCAGAGAAAGAGAGATTCGAGTAAAGACGACGAAGTCATGCTGGATGAATCCCCTTCTTTGCTGAGGAAGGGGTTAGACCAGACACCTCTACCCAAGCGTCAAAATAGGAATTTACTGTTTGATTCCCCAAGTGAGCGTCTTCCCAAAAAGCCTGAAACTCCATGGAGGAAACCTGGTTTACGATTCCAACCTACTCCACAGCCTGCAAAACAATCTTCACGGGAAACACCGTCGTCTTTAAAAACGGCGGCGAAATTGATGGAGCAATTGGATTTGGATTCCAACGATCTACCTTATGATGCTCACAATCAAACGTCGTACCGTCTTCCCAACATGACGAATCTTTCTCAACTAGTCCAAGATCCGGCAACCGAAAATATGACTCGTGCCTCCCAGAACGGCCGCTTGCCGAACCTGGATACTGTTCCAATAGCGGAAACAGATGAAAAGCTGTTTTATGCTCATAAAGCACTAGAACGGAAGCTCGAAGCAATGAAGCGTGAACAATCTGATTACGAAGAAGAGATTTTACAACTTCGAGAGCGGATTGATCATCTTACCGATGCGTATACtcgagaaaaaaagagagcACGAAGTCTGGAGGACCGGATGTCGAAAGAATTGATGACAAAGTTGGGCGATAAAGAATCCGAAACCGTCGACCCCTCTATCGCCTCCAGGTTGGTAGCGACtgcgaaagaaaaagaagcactTTTGGAACAAGTGAAATCGATACAAGAGCAATACGACCATGTACAACAACTGTACAAGAACATATTATTAGACCGAGAAAGCTATATTATGAGGCTAAGCACGAAGGTATCTGAGAACCATGAACTAAATAgtgaaaatcaaaagctGAAGGAGAggattttgattttggaagGCAAACAAATTAGTAAAGAAGAACCAATGGacggaaaagaaaagaacttGACTGATTGGGAGAACAAGTTGTTAGTACGTGGCGAAGCTTctgaaggaagaaacagGAACGAACTGAAAGAGATGAAGAATGGCTCGagaaacaaggaaaatatTGCACCTGAAAAGAAGCAGCAAATCAAACCGGAGAATACGAACCTGGTGAAGGAATTGACGAaagaaatcgaaaaaaGGAAGGCACTGGAGTTGAAGCTGCTTGCGTTGCAAAACCATGAAAAGCCAAAGAGCCATCGGTCAAAGCGAGTTCATGTTTCACCAACGtacaacaaaaagaaatggaaaaaggatGCGGTACCAAACTTTGCATTGGATTCCGAGTGTGAATGGAGCGACGAAAGCGATTTCTTGGATACagaggaggaagaggacatggaagaagaagaagaggaggaGGATGAAGCAGAACCACCAAGATCCAATGTTCGGAGAAGGGAGCGGTTCCAGCAGAAAAGGAGACCTATGGATGACTTTTCTCGATATGCGGAAGATAGTTATTTAGGGGAAGAAGGGTTGGATTGGAGCCCGATATTACAACCGGCATTGAAtcaaagcaaagaaagagctGAATCGCCTGAATTACCAAAGCATATTCTTGATCAAGTAGATCACATTATTAATTGCAAGGCGGTGCATAAACCGGAAACGTGCACGGTATGCCATGGACGCGAACAAGTAGGAGTGGGAAAGAGTAGTGATGTTTGGGAGAGAAGTGAAGAACCTTTGCAAGCAGCAGACATTACAATGCGCCCAACGCAACCTCCAGAAAAAGCGTTGAAGAGCGTTACGGAGCAATTGACGAAAGAGTTGACCCgtttgaagaagcaatACGACAAGTTCTCGAAACGGTATCATTCGCTAATACCAGAGTATCACAAGCGCAGACGCCAAAGCATTAAGGGCAAGCTGATGAAGACTTTGGAATTGATGGAGAGGAAATCGGACCAGATTTACGCTCTGCATGACATACATATCGCCGAAACATTTTGTGAAGAGTAA
- the pcc1 gene encoding EKC/KEOPS complex subunit Pcc1 gives MEPLPHKVEIRVPFPSEQDAKLCMQVLAPDRELKEDHVARTLSLDGNYLIAKYFCSSARMTRVTLNSFFENLHLVVDSMHELCSL, from the exons ATGGAACCTTTGCCTCATAAAGT TGAAATTCGGGTGCCCTTTCCCTCAGAGCAAGATGCTAAGCTATGTATGCAAGTACTAGCACCAGATCGGGAGCTCAAAGAAGATCATGTCGCTAGGACACTTTCTTTGGACGGAAATTATCTAATTGCCAAGTACTTTTGCTCATCTGCTAGGATGACCAGAGTCACCCTAAACTCATTTTTCGAAAACTTGCACTTAGTTGTTGATTCTATGCATGAATTATGTTCCTTGTAA
- the rng8 gene encoding contractile ring myosin V regulator Rng8, translating into MSLQSAGKVEIKIQETQDEIENGKDNVKELHDMANTLDNLSNSIGKRQIPRNRSTDVKENTTRKASSGQMIAAMQNEIDHLKVETEEVKSQLNVQKRRKKELESKKLNLINLLESLKMQETSIANMVNRKQRTMKEDRKMHEGLELQISKLQEEKEALKEEIGIVESEMKTASEETETYTVLQKDLEKDYDKVASENLKKDPEVDEEVQELNDTFQGVEGTILRHLEETKQVEKPLRDSMTNSSGEKEKIAHSLEKAKNDAHMYSSFIENYLSQLCSNLDVQLGSIGSTQSQLSEMQQSLEMDDEEFTNLNSSLVTETTGMDSSYQLNDDHPSSNLDS; encoded by the exons ATGAGTCTCCAAAGTGCAGGAAAGGTTGAGATCAAAATACAGGAAACACAAGATGAAATAG aaaatggaaaagacaATGTCAAAGAGTTGCACGATATGGCAAATACGTTGGACAATCTTTCCAACAGTATTGGAAAAAGACAGATCCCTAGAAATCGATCCACAGATGTGAAGGAAAATACTACGAGAAAAGCATCATCCGGACAGATGATAGCGGCCAtgcaaaatgaaattgatcATTTAAAGGTAGAGACAGAAGAAGTGAAATCACAGTTGAATGTCCAGAAAcgaaggaagaaggagcTTGAGTCCAAAAAGCTGAATTTAATAAACTTGCTAGAATCACTTAAAATGCAAGAAACATCAATCGCTAATATGGTGAATCGAAAGCAGCGTACAATGAAAGAAGATCGAAAAATGCACGAAGGTCTCGAACTTCAGATTTCGAAACTGCAAGAGGAGAAAGAAGCTTTGAAGGAGGAAATTGGAATCGTGGAAAGCGAGATGAAGACAGCTTCAGAGGAAACTGAAACGTATACAGTTTTACAGAAAGATTTAGAAAAGGATTATGATAAAGTTGCTTCAgagaatttgaaaaaggacCCCGAAGTTGACGAAGAGGTACAAGAGCTAAATGATACCTTTCAAGGAGTAGAAGGAACTATTTTAAGGCatttggaagaaacaaagcaagTTGAGAAGCCTTTGAGAGACTCGATGACAAACAGCAGcggtgaaaaagaaaagatagCACAttcattggaaaaagcaaaaaatgaCGCTCATATGTATTCAAGctttattgaaaattatCTCAGTCAACTGTGTTCCAACTTGGATGTTCAGTTGGGTTCTATAGGAAGCACACAAAGCCAATTGAGTGAAATGCAGCAGAGCCTTGAGATGGACGATGAAGAGTTTACAAATTTGAACTCTAGTCTCGTGACTGAAACGACCGGCATGGACTCTAGCTATCAATTAAATGATGACCATCCTTCCTCTAATTTggattcataa